The Zootoca vivipara chromosome 16, rZooViv1.1, whole genome shotgun sequence genome has a segment encoding these proteins:
- the EXOSC8 gene encoding exosome complex component RRP43 isoform X2, with protein sequence MMAMAMAAAAAAAGFRTVEPLEYYRRFLKENCRPDGRDLGEFRTTTVNIGSITTADGSALVKLGNTTVICGIKAEFAAPPIDSSNKGYIVPNVDLPPLCSSRFRPGPPGEEAQAASQFIADVIENSQMVQKEDLCIVEEKIAWVLYCDIICLDYDGNLLDACMCALLAALKNVYLPAVTVNEETGLAEVNFKEKTPLTIKKQPVATSFVLLERKCNNRHKASRLYQPGNSTAQRSEETNG encoded by the exons ATGATGGCGATggcgatggcggcggcggcggccgcggcTGGCTTCAG AACTGTGGAACCTTTGGAATATTACCGAAGATTCTTA aaagaaaactgcCGGCCTGATGGAAGGGATCTTGGTGAATTCAGAACCACAACTGTCAACATAG GTTCAATTACAACTGCGGATGGCTCTGCCCTTGTGAAGCTAGGAAACACAACAGTGATTTGCGGCATTAAGGCG GAATTTGCAGCACCCCCTATTGATTCCAGTAACAAGGGATATATTG TTCCTAATGTGGACCTTCCTCCACTCTGTTCATCAAGGTTTCGACCTGGACCTCCAGGGGAAGAGGCTCAGGCAGCTAGTCAATTCATTGCAGATGTGATTGAAAA TTCACAGATGGTTCAGAAAGAAGACCTGTGCATTGTAGAGGAGAAG ATTGCTTGGGTTCTATACTGCGACATTATATGCTTAGACTATGATGGAAACCTCCTGGATGCCTGTATGTGTGCTTTACTAGCAGCCTTAAAAAATG TCTATTTGCCTGCCGTTACTGTAAATGAAGAAACGGGGTTAGCAGAAGTTAACTTCAAAGAGAAGACCCCTTTAACTATTAAAAAGCAACCAGTGGCTACATCCTTTGTGCTGCTTGA GAGGAAGTGTAATAACAGGCACAAAGCTTCAAGACTGTATCAGCCGGGCAACAGTACGGCACAAAGAAGTGAAGAAACTAATGGATAA
- the EXOSC8 gene encoding exosome complex component RRP43 isoform X1, whose translation MMAMAMAAAAAAAGFRTVEPLEYYRRFLKENCRPDGRDLGEFRTTTVNIGSITTADGSALVKLGNTTVICGIKAEFAAPPIDSSNKGYIVPNVDLPPLCSSRFRPGPPGEEAQAASQFIADVIENSQMVQKEDLCIVEEKIAWVLYCDIICLDYDGNLLDACMCALLAALKNVYLPAVTVNEETGLAEVNFKEKTPLTIKKQPVATSFVLLDTVIIVDPTAEEEDLATGNLTIVTDEEGKLCSVYKPGGSVITGTKLQDCISRATVRHKEVKKLMDKMIKSVQPT comes from the exons ATGATGGCGATggcgatggcggcggcggcggccgcggcTGGCTTCAG AACTGTGGAACCTTTGGAATATTACCGAAGATTCTTA aaagaaaactgcCGGCCTGATGGAAGGGATCTTGGTGAATTCAGAACCACAACTGTCAACATAG GTTCAATTACAACTGCGGATGGCTCTGCCCTTGTGAAGCTAGGAAACACAACAGTGATTTGCGGCATTAAGGCG GAATTTGCAGCACCCCCTATTGATTCCAGTAACAAGGGATATATTG TTCCTAATGTGGACCTTCCTCCACTCTGTTCATCAAGGTTTCGACCTGGACCTCCAGGGGAAGAGGCTCAGGCAGCTAGTCAATTCATTGCAGATGTGATTGAAAA TTCACAGATGGTTCAGAAAGAAGACCTGTGCATTGTAGAGGAGAAG ATTGCTTGGGTTCTATACTGCGACATTATATGCTTAGACTATGATGGAAACCTCCTGGATGCCTGTATGTGTGCTTTACTAGCAGCCTTAAAAAATG TCTATTTGCCTGCCGTTACTGTAAATGAAGAAACGGGGTTAGCAGAAGTTAACTTCAAAGAGAAGACCCCTTTAACTATTAAAAAGCAACCAGTGGCTACATCCTTTGTGCTGCTTGA CACAGTAATAATTGTGGACCCAACTGCAGAAGAGGAAGACCTGGCAACTGGGAATCTAACTATTGTAACTGATGAAGAAGGCAAATTGTGTTCTGTTTATAAGCCAG GAGGAAGTGTAATAACAGGCACAAAGCTTCAAGACTGTATCAGCCGGGCAACAGTACGGCACAAAGAAGTGAAGAAACTAATGGATAAAATGATCAAAAGCGTACAACCAACATAA